A window of the Acanthochromis polyacanthus isolate Apoly-LR-REF ecotype Palm Island chromosome 10, KAUST_Apoly_ChrSc, whole genome shotgun sequence genome harbors these coding sequences:
- the LOC127535664 gene encoding E3 SUMO-protein ligase ZBED1-like isoform X1, producing MVGQGPNRCRVDEEVLDGEGGSPREARTSTLARLTEEDFRRAEDFISLVKVLYTSTLCVSSEKSPTCGQILPILHKLQAHLTVKEGDTVFVSNLKKQVWANLSKRYQNDEIRHFLQVATALDPRFKHKLNDDDTAWDQIQRRLIEQSTEEDFGADGDTMQSEKRPEKEAEEENEEEKESQPPPCKLSRKTPLEELFAEEEAQNIVSQQSTMSIQKRVEKELQIYKEIPPTIMSEDPAAWWWNQRKTYPLLSDLAFSYLCVQASSTPSERVFSTAGDTICPERSRILPEKADMIIFLNKNCF from the exons ATGGTTGGCCAAGGTCCGAACCGTTGTCGTGTGGATGAAGAGGTGCTTGATGGCGAAGGTGGTTCTCCAAGAGAAGCAAGAACTTCTAC GCTTGCTCGTCTGACTGAGGAGGATTTTCGGAGAGCTGAAGACTTCATCAGTCTCGTGAAAGTTCTCTACACGTCAACACTCTGCGTGTCTTCAGAAAAGAGCCCCACATGTGGACAGATACTACCCATTCTCCACAAGCTCCAGGCACATCTCACTGTCAAAGAAGGAGACACAGTGTTTGTATCCAACCTTAAAAAACAGGTTTGGGCAAACCTATCTAAGCGCTACCAG AATGATGAGATCAGGCACTTTCTTCAAGTGGCCACTGCGTTGGATCCGCGCTTTAAACATAAGTTGAATGACGACGACACCGCCTGGGACCAGATCCAGAGGAGGCTGATTGAACAG TCAACAGAGGAAGACTTTGGAGCTGATGGGGACACAATGCAATCAGAGAAAAGGCCTGAGaaagaggcagaggaggagaatgaggaagagaaggagagt caacCACCTCCCTGCAAGTTGTCCAGGAAGACTCCACTGGAGGAACTGTTTGCTGAGGAAGAGGCACAGAACATAGTTTCACAGCAGAGCACCATGTCCATCCAGAAACGTGTGGAGAAAGAGCTGCAGATATACAAGGAAATTCCACCAACCATTATGTCTGAGGACCCTGCTGCATGGTGGTGGAACCAACGAAAGACTTATCCTTTGCTGTCAGATCTCGCTTTCTCATATTTATGTGTTCAAGCTTCTTCTACACCCAGTGAACGTGTGTTCTCTACTGCAGGAGACACTATCTGTCCAGAACGCTCACGCATACTGCCTGAGAAGGCAGACATGATCATTTTCCTcaacaaaaactgtttctga
- the LOC127535664 gene encoding E3 SUMO-protein ligase ZBED1-like isoform X2, with protein sequence MVGQGPNRCRVDEEVLDGEGGSPREARTSTLARLTEEDFRRAEDFISLVKVLYTSTLCVSSEKSPTCGQILPILHKLQAHLTVKEGDTVFVSNLKKQVWANLSKRYQNDEIRHFLQVATALDPRFKHKLNDDDTAWDQIQRRLIEQRKTLELMGTQCNQRKGLRKRQRRRMRKRRRVNHLPASCPGRLHWRNCLLRKRHRT encoded by the exons ATGGTTGGCCAAGGTCCGAACCGTTGTCGTGTGGATGAAGAGGTGCTTGATGGCGAAGGTGGTTCTCCAAGAGAAGCAAGAACTTCTAC GCTTGCTCGTCTGACTGAGGAGGATTTTCGGAGAGCTGAAGACTTCATCAGTCTCGTGAAAGTTCTCTACACGTCAACACTCTGCGTGTCTTCAGAAAAGAGCCCCACATGTGGACAGATACTACCCATTCTCCACAAGCTCCAGGCACATCTCACTGTCAAAGAAGGAGACACAGTGTTTGTATCCAACCTTAAAAAACAGGTTTGGGCAAACCTATCTAAGCGCTACCAG AATGATGAGATCAGGCACTTTCTTCAAGTGGCCACTGCGTTGGATCCGCGCTTTAAACATAAGTTGAATGACGACGACACCGCCTGGGACCAGATCCAGAGGAGGCTGATTGAACAG AGGAAGACTTTGGAGCTGATGGGGACACAATGCAATCAGAGAAAAGGCCTGAGaaagaggcagaggaggagaatgaggaagagaaggagagt caacCACCTCCCTGCAAGTTGTCCAGGAAGACTCCACTGGAGGAACTGTTTGCTGAGGAAGAGGCACAGAACATAG